From Amphritea atlantica, a single genomic window includes:
- the benB gene encoding benzoate 1,2-dioxygenase small subunit, with amino-acid sequence MSISIEQVNKFLFEEARYLDDKEWDSWLEMYAEDATYWVPSWDDTGELTEDPQTEISLMYYASRSGLEDRVFRINTDKSSATSLPQPRTSHNLSNIEIVEASDEQCKVRFNWVNYAYRYEHVYTYFGTSFYTLDTSTDRPKIKDKKVVLKNDYIHHVVDIYHL; translated from the coding sequence ATGTCTATTTCAATTGAGCAGGTAAATAAATTTCTCTTTGAAGAAGCCCGTTATCTTGATGATAAAGAGTGGGATAGCTGGCTGGAGATGTATGCAGAAGATGCAACCTACTGGGTGCCCTCCTGGGATGACACTGGTGAGCTGACGGAAGACCCGCAGACTGAAATTTCGCTGATGTATTATGCCTCGCGCAGTGGTCTTGAAGACCGGGTATTCCGGATTAACACCGATAAATCAAGCGCGACCAGTTTGCCCCAGCCGCGGACTTCTCACAATCTGAGCAATATAGAGATTGTCGAAGCGTCTGATGAACAGTGCAAAGTTCGCTTTAACTGGGTCAACTATGCCTATCGCTATGAGCATGTGTACACCTACTTCGGTACCAGTTTCTATACCCTGGATACGTCCACTGATCGTCCGAAGATCAAAGATAAAAAAGTCGTCCTGAAAAACGACTATATCCATCATGTGGTCGATATCTATCATCTTTAA
- the benA gene encoding benzoate 1,2-dioxygenase large subunit, producing MNTALFNKIDSMMEENPEKGIYRCKRDMFTDPELFELEMKHIFEGNWIYLAHESQIPNKNDFFTYTMGRQPIFITRNKDNELQAFINACSHRGAMLCRTKKGNRAAHTCPFHGWVFNNDGKLLKVKDPDDAGYPESFNCKGSHNLKAVPRFANYKGFLFGSLNPDVVSLEEYLGEAAKIIDMIVDQSPEGLEVLRGSSTYVYDGNWKVQAENGADGYHVSAVHWNYVATTGRRDKETDKTKAMDASTWAKQKGGFYAFDHGHICLWMEWPNPKDRPIYQRRDELIANNGEAKADWMIGNLRNLCLYPNVFLMDQFSSQIRQFRPIDVNKTEVTIYCIAPKGESAEARAQRIRQYEDFFNASGMATPDDLEEFRSCQKGFMATNLEWNDMCRGSEHWIQGPDDEAKKLGMNPIMSGAKTEDEGLYTVQHRYWVDVMKQAATEQEEK from the coding sequence ATGAACACAGCACTGTTTAATAAAATTGATTCGATGATGGAAGAGAATCCTGAGAAGGGTATCTATCGCTGCAAGCGGGATATGTTTACCGATCCGGAACTGTTCGAACTCGAAATGAAGCATATCTTCGAAGGCAACTGGATCTATCTTGCCCACGAGAGCCAGATTCCCAATAAAAATGACTTCTTCACCTATACCATGGGTCGCCAGCCGATCTTCATCACCCGCAATAAAGACAACGAGCTGCAAGCCTTTATCAACGCCTGCAGTCACCGTGGCGCGATGCTGTGCCGGACGAAAAAGGGTAATCGCGCGGCACACACCTGTCCGTTCCATGGTTGGGTATTCAATAATGATGGCAAGCTGCTGAAAGTTAAAGACCCTGATGATGCGGGCTATCCGGAATCCTTCAACTGCAAGGGTTCGCACAACCTTAAAGCGGTGCCGCGTTTTGCCAACTATAAAGGCTTCCTGTTCGGCAGTCTGAATCCCGATGTTGTTTCCCTGGAGGAGTATCTGGGAGAGGCGGCCAAAATTATCGATATGATCGTAGATCAGTCACCGGAAGGCCTGGAAGTGCTGCGTGGCAGCTCGACCTACGTGTATGACGGCAACTGGAAAGTGCAGGCAGAGAACGGCGCTGATGGTTATCACGTCAGCGCGGTACACTGGAATTATGTGGCAACCACCGGCCGTCGGGATAAAGAAACCGATAAAACCAAAGCGATGGATGCCAGCACCTGGGCGAAACAGAAAGGTGGTTTCTACGCCTTTGATCACGGCCATATCTGTCTGTGGATGGAGTGGCCAAACCCTAAAGACCGTCCAATTTACCAGCGCCGCGATGAGCTGATTGCCAATAATGGAGAGGCGAAAGCGGACTGGATGATCGGTAATCTGCGTAACCTGTGTCTCTATCCGAACGTGTTCCTGATGGATCAGTTCAGCTCGCAGATCCGCCAGTTCCGCCCTATCGATGTGAATAAAACCGAAGTCACTATCTACTGCATCGCGCCTAAGGGCGAAAGTGCCGAGGCCCGTGCTCAGCGTATCCGCCAGTATGAAGATTTCTTCAATGCCAGCGGTATGGCAACCCCCGATGATCTGGAAGAGTTCCGTTCATGCCAGAAAGGTTTTATGGCCACCAATCTTGAGTGGAATGATATGTGTCGTGGTTCTGAACACTGGATTCAGGGGCCGGATGACGAGGCTAAAAAACTGGGCATGAACCCGATTATGAGTGGCGCTAAAACAGAAGATGAGGGTTTGTATACCGTTCAGCACCGTTACTGGGTTGATGTGATGAAGCAGGCTGCGACTGAACAGGAGGAAAAATAA
- the dmpE gene encoding 2-oxopent-4-enoate hydratase: MNTEQIKLLGDELYQALCQRQQVQPLTSRFGDITIEDSYHISLQLLQHRLDAGERIIGKKIGLTSNAVQNMLKVDQPDFGYLTDKMAFSQGQEMPISQQLIQPKAEGEIAFILKKDLLGPGITAADVLAATDCVIPCFEVVDSRIDNWQIKIQDTVADNASCGLFVLGDQAVDPRKVDLATCGMVVEKNGQLLSTGAGAAALGSPVNCVVWLANKLGEFGIPLKAGEVILSGSLVPLEPVQAGDFMSVSIGGIGSASVLFT, from the coding sequence ATGAATACAGAACAGATAAAGTTACTCGGTGATGAGCTCTACCAGGCACTGTGTCAGCGGCAGCAGGTACAGCCGCTGACCTCACGTTTCGGGGATATTACCATCGAAGATTCCTACCATATCTCCTTGCAGTTGTTGCAACACCGCCTCGATGCGGGTGAACGGATTATCGGTAAAAAGATCGGCCTGACGTCTAATGCGGTTCAGAACATGCTTAAAGTTGATCAGCCGGATTTTGGCTATCTGACCGATAAAATGGCCTTCAGTCAGGGGCAGGAGATGCCGATCTCCCAACAGCTGATCCAGCCAAAAGCGGAAGGTGAGATCGCCTTCATTCTGAAGAAAGACTTGCTGGGACCAGGGATTACCGCTGCCGATGTGCTGGCGGCAACTGACTGCGTGATTCCCTGTTTTGAGGTGGTGGATTCGCGCATCGATAACTGGCAGATCAAAATTCAGGATACCGTGGCAGATAATGCCTCCTGTGGGTTGTTTGTGCTGGGTGACCAGGCAGTGGATCCGCGCAAAGTCGATCTGGCAACCTGTGGCATGGTGGTTGAAAAAAATGGCCAGTTACTGAGTACCGGCGCCGGTGCCGCAGCATTGGGTAGCCCGGTGAACTGTGTTGTCTGGCTGGCCAATAAGCTGGGCGAGTTTGGTATCCCGCTTAAAGCCGGTGAAGTGATTCTGTCGGGCTCTCTGGTGCCACTGGAGCCGGTTCAGGCCGGCGATTTTATGAGTGTTTCCATTGGCGGAATCGGGTCGGCCTCCGTGCTGTTTACCTGA
- a CDS encoding 2-hydroxymuconic semialdehyde dehydrogenase: MKQFQNFINGEFVTTASGKTFENRNPVDNSLLGLVHEAGQPEVDAAVKAAKAAMKGPWGKMTQAQRIQLLDKVANRINERFDEFLDAECKDTGKPHKIASHIDIPRGAANFKAFSETLANHPTEAFKLDTPDGRGALNYGHRTPKGVIAVISPWNLPLLLMTWKVGPALACGNTVVVKPSEETPATATLLGEVMNECGVPKGVYNVVHGFGPDSAGAYLTEHPDVNAITFTGETRTGEIIMRAASVGLRNISLECGGKNPGIVFADCDMDKAIEGTMRSAFVNCGQVCLGTERVYVERPVFDEFVQRLKEGVEKLRLGVPEDPEVDFGPLVSQEHKEKVLSYYRLAVEEGATVVTGGGVPEMGEALNAGAWVEPTIWTGLADDARVVREEVFGPCCHIRPFDTEDEVIELANDTKYGLSAAIWTENSARASRVAEAMDVGIAWVNSWFLRDLRTAFGGAKESGIGREGGVHGLEFYTELKNVCIKL; encoded by the coding sequence ATGAAACAGTTTCAAAACTTTATTAATGGTGAGTTTGTCACTACGGCCAGCGGTAAAACCTTCGAAAACCGTAACCCGGTCGATAACAGCCTGCTGGGTCTGGTCCATGAAGCGGGTCAGCCCGAGGTGGATGCCGCGGTGAAAGCCGCTAAAGCGGCGATGAAAGGTCCCTGGGGCAAGATGACTCAGGCACAACGGATTCAGTTGCTGGATAAAGTGGCTAATCGCATTAATGAGCGCTTCGATGAGTTTCTTGACGCCGAGTGTAAAGACACCGGTAAGCCGCACAAAATTGCCTCCCATATCGATATTCCAAGAGGCGCGGCCAACTTTAAGGCATTCTCTGAGACTCTGGCGAACCATCCGACAGAAGCCTTTAAGCTGGATACCCCGGATGGCCGTGGTGCACTCAACTATGGTCACCGTACTCCCAAAGGGGTGATCGCGGTGATCAGTCCCTGGAACCTGCCGTTGCTGCTGATGACCTGGAAAGTCGGGCCGGCATTGGCCTGCGGTAACACCGTGGTGGTCAAGCCTTCAGAGGAAACCCCGGCCACTGCCACCCTGCTGGGTGAGGTGATGAACGAGTGTGGCGTACCTAAAGGTGTCTATAACGTGGTACACGGTTTTGGCCCCGATTCTGCCGGTGCCTATCTGACCGAGCATCCTGATGTGAATGCGATCACCTTCACCGGCGAAACCCGCACCGGTGAGATCATTATGCGCGCCGCTTCGGTGGGCCTGCGCAATATCTCGCTGGAGTGTGGTGGTAAGAACCCCGGTATCGTGTTTGCTGACTGCGACATGGATAAAGCGATCGAGGGCACCATGCGTTCAGCGTTTGTGAACTGCGGACAGGTCTGTCTGGGAACCGAGCGGGTCTATGTCGAACGTCCTGTTTTCGACGAGTTTGTTCAGCGCCTGAAGGAGGGGGTTGAGAAACTCAGGCTGGGGGTGCCGGAAGATCCGGAAGTGGACTTTGGCCCGCTGGTGAGTCAGGAGCATAAAGAGAAGGTGTTGTCCTACTACCGTCTGGCGGTCGAAGAGGGGGCTACCGTGGTCACCGGTGGCGGCGTGCCCGAGATGGGCGAAGCGCTGAATGCCGGCGCCTGGGTCGAACCGACCATCTGGACCGGCCTGGCCGATGATGCCCGTGTCGTGCGGGAAGAGGTCTTTGGGCCCTGCTGTCATATCCGTCCGTTTGATACCGAAGACGAGGTGATCGAACTGGCGAACGATACCAAATATGGTCTGTCGGCGGCGATCTGGACAGAAAACTCTGCCCGGGCGTCGCGGGTTGCCGAAGCGATGGATGTCGGTATCGCCTGGGTCAACAGCTGGTTCCTGCGGGATCTGCGGACCGCCTTCGGTGGCGCGAAAGAGTCCGGTATCGGCCGCGAAGGCGGGGTACATGGACTGGAGTTTTATACCGAACTGAAAAATGTCTGCATCAAGCTTTAA
- a CDS encoding catechol 2,3-dioxygenase, protein MKKGVMRPGHVQLRVLDIEEAVTHYRDLLGLIEVERDSQGRAYLKGWTEVDKFSVVLRQADEPGMDFMAFKVLNNTVLEQLESDLKAYGCEVEHIAAGELSGCGRRIRFEAPTGHRFELYAEKEQTGKWGVSNVNPEAWPMDLKGMKATRFDHCLLYGPNVEATYELFRDVLGFDLAEQVVDPEGNRVAAFLTASMKAHDVAFIDCPEPGKFHHASFFLETWESVLRAADLISMTNTSIDIGPTRHGLTHGQTIYFFDPSGNRNEVFCGGDYHYPDHEPVTWKAEDLGKAIFYHDRVLNERFLSVLT, encoded by the coding sequence ATGAAAAAGGGTGTAATGCGTCCCGGTCATGTGCAGCTCCGGGTTCTGGATATTGAAGAAGCCGTTACCCATTATCGGGACCTGCTAGGCCTGATCGAAGTTGAACGGGATAGTCAGGGACGTGCCTACCTGAAAGGCTGGACCGAAGTGGATAAGTTCTCTGTGGTGCTGCGTCAGGCGGATGAGCCGGGTATGGACTTTATGGCCTTTAAAGTGCTCAACAACACAGTGCTGGAGCAGCTGGAGAGCGATCTTAAGGCCTATGGCTGCGAAGTCGAGCATATTGCTGCGGGAGAACTGAGTGGCTGTGGTCGCCGGATCCGTTTTGAAGCGCCGACAGGCCATCGTTTTGAACTCTATGCGGAGAAGGAACAGACCGGTAAGTGGGGCGTATCTAACGTCAACCCGGAAGCCTGGCCGATGGATCTGAAAGGGATGAAAGCCACCCGGTTTGATCACTGTCTGCTGTACGGGCCGAATGTTGAAGCCACCTATGAACTATTCCGCGACGTGCTGGGCTTTGATCTGGCCGAGCAGGTGGTCGATCCGGAAGGCAATCGTGTCGCCGCGTTTCTGACGGCCAGCATGAAAGCTCACGATGTGGCGTTTATCGACTGTCCGGAGCCGGGTAAATTCCACCATGCATCGTTCTTTCTGGAAACCTGGGAATCGGTACTGCGTGCTGCGGATCTGATCTCCATGACCAATACCTCTATCGATATCGGTCCCACCCGTCACGGCCTGACCCATGGTCAGACGATCTACTTCTTTGATCCGTCGGGTAACCGTAATGAAGTATTCTGTGGCGGTGATTATCATTATCCCGATCATGAACCGGTGACCTGGAAAGCAGAGGATCTGGGCAAGGCGATTTTCTACCATGACCGTGTTCTGAATGAGCGCTTTCTGAGCGTTCTGACTTGA
- a CDS encoding 2Fe-2S iron-sulfur cluster binding domain-containing protein: MPTITVENATPCRVFEITPGESLLIGSEKCLSRAIPVGCRGGGCGVCKVRIVAGSYHSKCMSKAHICESQAEAGYALACRVYPLSDMRIEVVNQSQAEKACLK; encoded by the coding sequence ATGCCCACCATTACTGTCGAAAACGCCACGCCGTGTCGGGTATTTGAGATAACACCTGGCGAAAGCCTGCTGATCGGTTCTGAAAAATGTTTGAGCCGGGCGATACCTGTGGGTTGTCGGGGCGGTGGTTGCGGCGTGTGCAAAGTGCGGATTGTAGCGGGTAGCTATCACAGTAAGTGTATGAGCAAAGCGCATATCTGCGAAAGTCAGGCCGAAGCAGGATATGCACTGGCTTGTCGGGTTTACCCTCTGTCGGATATGCGGATAGAGGTTGTCAATCAGTCACAGGCTGAAAAGGCCTGCTTAAAATAA
- a CDS encoding 4-oxalocrotonate tautomerase, with product MPIIHVNIIEGRTDQQKELLIHEITEAVNRALDAPRESVRVLISDVPAQHWGIGGQSAKTLGR from the coding sequence ATGCCGATTATTCATGTGAACATAATTGAAGGAAGAACGGATCAGCAGAAAGAGCTGCTGATTCATGAAATTACAGAGGCGGTTAATCGCGCCCTTGATGCACCCCGGGAATCCGTGAGGGTCCTGATCAGTGATGTCCCTGCGCAACATTGGGGAATAGGTGGCCAGTCGGCAAAAACGCTGGGCCGGTAA
- the dmpH gene encoding 2-oxo-3-hexenedioate decarboxylase, producing MAENQTNTLTASQIEELAIHLENAELEAYEVTKITDDFPEMTYKDAFDIQWEIRRRKEARGNKIVGMKMGLTSWAKMAQMGVEHPCYGFLADYFSVPDGGEIRHDELIHPKIEAELAFVTKAPLKGPGIHIGDVLRATDFVMPAVEVIDSRYKDFKFDLKSVIADNSSSSRFITGGRMAPPADLDLKTLGVVMEINGEVVQTGAGAAVLGHPASSVAMLANMLGERGEEIPAGTFIMIGAITAAVQVNKGDSFSVRYQDLGTISGKFI from the coding sequence ATGGCTGAGAATCAAACAAATACACTCACGGCGTCACAGATCGAAGAGCTGGCGATCCATCTGGAAAATGCTGAGCTGGAAGCTTACGAAGTCACCAAGATTACCGATGACTTTCCAGAGATGACCTACAAGGATGCTTTCGATATCCAGTGGGAGATCCGTCGTCGCAAAGAGGCGCGGGGCAATAAGATTGTCGGCATGAAGATGGGCCTGACCTCCTGGGCGAAGATGGCGCAGATGGGGGTTGAACATCCCTGTTACGGTTTCCTGGCGGACTACTTCTCCGTGCCGGACGGCGGTGAGATCAGGCATGATGAGCTGATCCATCCGAAGATCGAAGCGGAACTGGCATTTGTCACTAAAGCACCGCTGAAAGGGCCGGGCATCCATATTGGTGATGTCTTGCGGGCCACCGACTTTGTTATGCCTGCTGTTGAAGTGATCGACTCCCGCTATAAAGATTTTAAGTTCGATCTGAAGTCAGTGATCGCGGATAACTCCTCATCCAGTCGTTTTATCACCGGTGGCCGTATGGCACCTCCGGCAGACCTTGATCTGAAGACGCTGGGGGTAGTGATGGAGATCAATGGCGAAGTGGTACAGACCGGCGCGGGCGCGGCGGTGCTGGGTCATCCGGCGTCTTCTGTGGCGATGCTGGCGAATATGCTGGGCGAACGTGGCGAAGAGATTCCGGCGGGCACCTTCATCATGATCGGCGCGATCACCGCGGCGGTACAGGTTAATAAAGGCGACAGCTTCAGCGTACGCTATCAGGACCTGGGCACCATCAGCGGCAAATTCATCTAG
- the dmpG gene encoding 4-hydroxy-2-oxovalerate aldolase → MNLKGKKVVLHDMSLRDGMHAKRHQISLEQMVNVATALDEAGMPLIEVTHGDGLGGTSVNYGFPAHSDEEYLGAVIPKLKNAKVSALLLPGIGTVDHLRMAKDLGVNTIRVASHCTEADVTEQHIGLAAKLEMDTVGFLMMAHMASPEKILEQAKLMVSYGANCIYCTDSAGYMLPDEVTEKIGLLRAELDPSIEIGFHGHHNMGMAVANSLAAIDAGAGRIDGSVAGLGAGAGNTPLEVLVATLVRMEADHGIDLYKIMDVAEDLVVPMMDQPIRVDRDALTLGFAGVYSSFLLFAKRAEAKYGIQARDLLVELGRRGTVGGQEDMIEDLALTMFKEKQAKEKGLI, encoded by the coding sequence ATGAATCTGAAAGGTAAAAAAGTAGTCCTCCACGACATGAGTCTGCGGGACGGTATGCACGCCAAGCGTCACCAGATCTCCCTGGAACAGATGGTCAACGTCGCCACTGCACTGGATGAGGCCGGTATGCCGCTGATCGAGGTCACCCACGGTGATGGTCTGGGGGGCACCTCGGTGAACTACGGCTTCCCCGCCCACAGCGATGAGGAGTATCTCGGCGCGGTGATTCCGAAACTGAAAAACGCCAAAGTCTCCGCGCTGCTGTTGCCCGGGATCGGCACGGTCGATCACCTGCGCATGGCGAAAGACTTAGGGGTCAACACCATTCGGGTTGCGTCGCACTGCACCGAAGCCGATGTCACCGAGCAGCATATCGGTCTGGCGGCCAAATTAGAGATGGATACCGTGGGCTTTCTGATGATGGCGCATATGGCCAGCCCGGAAAAGATTCTGGAACAGGCGAAACTGATGGTCTCTTACGGAGCCAACTGCATCTACTGCACCGACTCGGCCGGTTACATGCTGCCGGATGAGGTGACTGAAAAGATCGGTCTGTTGCGGGCCGAGCTGGACCCGTCTATCGAGATCGGTTTCCACGGCCATCACAACATGGGGATGGCGGTGGCCAACTCCCTGGCGGCGATCGATGCCGGTGCCGGCCGCATCGATGGTTCGGTAGCGGGCTTAGGCGCCGGTGCCGGCAACACGCCACTGGAAGTGCTGGTGGCCACCCTGGTACGGATGGAAGCGGACCACGGTATCGATCTGTACAAGATCATGGATGTCGCGGAAGACTTAGTGGTACCGATGATGGATCAGCCGATCCGGGTCGATCGCGATGCCCTGACTCTGGGCTTTGCCGGGGTGTACTCCTCGTTCCTGCTGTTTGCCAAACGGGCGGAAGCTAAGTACGGCATTCAGGCACGTGACCTGCTGGTAGAACTGGGCCGTCGCGGCACCGTCGGCGGACAGGAAGATATGATTGAAGACCTGGCATTGACTATGTTTAAAGAAAAGCAGGCGAAAGAGAAGGGGTTAATCTGA
- a CDS encoding acetaldehyde dehydrogenase (acetylating), translating into MNKKLKAVIIGPGNIGTDLLMKMQRSEWIEPVWMVGIDPESDGLKRAREMGIKTTSDGVDGLLPHVIEDDIRIAFDATSAYVHAENSRKLNELGVIMIDLTPAAIGPFCVPPVNLRAHAQNLEMNVNMVTCGGQATIPMVAAVSQVQPVEYGEIIATVSSKSAGPGTRKNIDEFTRTTAGAVEKVGGAKKGKAIIIINPAEPPLMMRDTVHCLTEGEPDQAAITASVHAMVKEVQKYVPGYHLVNGPVFDGNRVSMFMEVEGLGDYLPKYAGNLDIMTAAGLRTAEMFAEEATNGNITLPARG; encoded by the coding sequence ATGAATAAAAAACTAAAAGCAGTGATTATCGGGCCGGGCAATATCGGCACCGATTTGCTGATGAAGATGCAACGTTCCGAATGGATTGAGCCGGTATGGATGGTGGGTATCGATCCCGAATCTGATGGCCTCAAACGCGCCCGGGAGATGGGCATTAAAACTACCTCTGACGGTGTCGATGGTCTGCTGCCGCACGTGATCGAAGACGATATCCGTATCGCCTTCGATGCCACTTCTGCCTATGTGCATGCCGAGAACAGCCGCAAGCTGAATGAGCTGGGGGTGATCATGATCGATCTGACTCCGGCGGCGATCGGTCCCTTCTGTGTACCGCCGGTGAATCTGCGGGCCCATGCGCAGAACCTGGAGATGAACGTCAATATGGTCACCTGCGGTGGTCAGGCGACGATCCCGATGGTGGCAGCCGTGTCTCAGGTTCAGCCAGTAGAGTATGGCGAGATTATCGCCACGGTGTCCTCAAAATCTGCCGGTCCCGGCACCCGTAAAAACATCGATGAGTTTACCCGCACCACCGCCGGTGCCGTGGAAAAGGTCGGCGGCGCTAAAAAAGGTAAGGCGATTATCATTATCAACCCGGCTGAGCCACCGTTGATGATGCGTGACACCGTGCACTGTCTCACCGAAGGCGAGCCGGATCAGGCGGCGATTACCGCCTCCGTTCACGCGATGGTCAAAGAGGTGCAGAAATATGTGCCCGGCTACCACCTGGTAAACGGCCCGGTATTTGATGGCAACCGGGTCTCCATGTTTATGGAGGTGGAAGGTCTGGGGGATTACCTGCCGAAGTATGCCGGCAACCTGGACATCATGACCGCAGCCGGACTGCGCACCGCCGAGATGTTTGCCGAAGAAGCAACCAACGGCAACATTACCCTGCCGGCACGCGGCTAA
- a CDS encoding ABC transporter substrate-binding protein has protein sequence MNNKKKICQSVLPATIAACMIAMSSGSMAADSDPIKVGVMLPFSGVYAGLGESTRNGLKQALKEKGNTIAGRAVEFIEMDTEAKPARAPEITSSLVDNQKADFVIGPVHSGVAMGMIKTIKGKDSIMIIPNAGANAATGAFCQPNVFRTSFSSWQTAFPMGKEAYDMGYKKIVTMSWNYGFGKESLEAFNESFSKAGGEVIKEMLVPFPKTEFQSYLTEIASIKPDAVFVFFAGGGAVKFVKDYDAMGLKGKIPLLGSGFLTEGTTTAQGPAAEGVMTTLHYADALDIPKNKSFRQDYETLYGKPADLFAVQGYDAGQLIVDAVTATNGNTADKAALIQQMGKLEIDSPRGAFHFSKAHNPIQTIYLRKVVDGQNTVVKTSYAGLEDPARGCKL, from the coding sequence ATGAACAATAAAAAGAAGATATGCCAGTCAGTTCTGCCAGCCACTATTGCCGCCTGCATGATCGCTATGAGCTCAGGCTCAATGGCTGCAGACAGTGATCCGATTAAAGTGGGTGTTATGCTGCCATTCAGTGGCGTCTATGCCGGTCTGGGTGAATCAACCCGTAATGGTCTGAAGCAGGCGCTGAAAGAGAAAGGCAATACAATCGCAGGACGAGCGGTTGAATTTATCGAAATGGACACCGAAGCCAAACCGGCCCGGGCACCCGAAATCACCTCCTCTCTGGTCGATAACCAGAAAGCTGATTTCGTCATCGGCCCGGTACACTCCGGAGTCGCGATGGGGATGATCAAAACCATCAAAGGTAAAGACTCCATCATGATCATTCCGAATGCGGGTGCTAACGCCGCTACCGGAGCATTCTGTCAGCCAAACGTATTCCGTACCTCTTTCTCCTCATGGCAGACCGCGTTTCCTATGGGTAAAGAAGCCTATGACATGGGTTATAAGAAGATCGTTACCATGAGCTGGAACTACGGTTTCGGCAAAGAGTCTCTGGAGGCATTCAATGAATCCTTTTCGAAGGCCGGCGGTGAAGTGATTAAAGAGATGCTGGTGCCATTCCCGAAAACAGAATTTCAGTCCTATCTGACCGAGATCGCGTCAATCAAACCTGATGCGGTTTTTGTCTTCTTCGCGGGCGGTGGTGCCGTAAAATTTGTCAAGGACTACGATGCGATGGGACTGAAAGGCAAGATCCCGCTACTGGGCTCAGGCTTCCTGACCGAAGGTACAACCACAGCACAGGGTCCGGCGGCTGAAGGGGTGATGACCACCCTGCACTACGCCGATGCCCTGGATATTCCTAAAAACAAAAGTTTCCGTCAGGACTATGAAACCCTTTACGGTAAGCCCGCCGACCTGTTCGCAGTACAGGGATATGACGCCGGTCAGCTGATCGTTGATGCGGTTACCGCAACGAACGGCAACACCGCCGATAAAGCCGCCCTGATTCAACAGATGGGCAAACTGGAAATAGACAGCCCCCGCGGTGCATTCCACTTTTCAAAAGCACATAACCCGATCCAGACCATCTACCTGCGTAAGGTTGTTGATGGCCAGAACACTGTGGTGAAAACCTCATATGCAGGTCTGGAAGACCCTGCCCGCGGCTGCAAGCTGTAA
- a CDS encoding branched-chain amino acid ABC transporter permease: MDTSLFLVQLLNGVQYGLLLFLIASGLTLVFGVMGILNLAHGSMYMIGAYLAYYFTTLTDSFLLAFIISGAIALVIGIIIERCLIIHLYKRDHLDQVLLTVGLIFIFNATQSFVWGNDPLGVEVPAILSGSIGLTDIIEYPVYRLFISLLCLVVAATMYFTINKTRLGMMIRAGESDRAMVENLGVDISKLFTIVFAIGVFLASLAGIVSAPIVSLVPGMGEHVLISCFVVVVIGGLGSIKGAFIAALIVGIVDTYASVLLPQVSSMSIYLLMALILLAKPQGLFKN; the protein is encoded by the coding sequence ATGGATACTTCTCTTTTCCTGGTACAACTCCTCAACGGAGTACAGTACGGGCTATTACTGTTTCTGATAGCTTCGGGACTCACACTGGTGTTTGGTGTAATGGGCATTCTCAATCTGGCGCATGGTTCCATGTACATGATTGGGGCATACCTTGCCTACTATTTCACGACCCTGACCGACAGCTTTCTGCTGGCCTTCATTATCAGCGGCGCCATTGCACTGGTGATTGGCATCATCATAGAAAGGTGCCTGATCATTCATCTCTATAAGCGGGATCACCTGGATCAGGTACTGCTCACGGTGGGTCTGATCTTTATATTTAATGCCACCCAGAGTTTTGTCTGGGGCAATGATCCTCTCGGCGTTGAAGTGCCAGCAATTCTGTCAGGCTCAATCGGGCTGACGGATATCATCGAGTATCCAGTCTATCGCCTGTTTATATCGCTGCTCTGTCTGGTGGTAGCAGCAACCATGTACTTCACCATCAACAAGACCAGGCTGGGCATGATGATCCGCGCGGGTGAATCGGATCGCGCCATGGTCGAAAACCTCGGGGTCGATATCAGCAAGCTATTCACCATTGTGTTTGCCATTGGTGTATTCCTCGCCTCACTTGCGGGCATTGTTTCAGCGCCTATCGTCAGCCTGGTACCGGGTATGGGTGAACACGTGCTTATTTCGTGCTTTGTGGTGGTTGTGATTGGCGGTCTGGGTTCAATTAAAGGTGCCTTTATCGCGGCGCTGATTGTCGGCATCGTCGATACCTATGCCTCTGTGCTGCTGCCTCAGGTTTCCAGTATGTCGATCTATCTGCTTATGGCACTGATCCTTTTAGCTAAGCCTCAGGGCTTGTTTAAAAACTGA